A segment of the Streptomyces sp. Tu 2975 genome:
CGGCCGCCGCCACCGGGTCACGGCCGTTCATCAGGTTCTGGCGATGACGGGTGACCAGGAACAGCGCGTAGTCGATCCCCACCCCGAGCCCGATCATGGTGGCCAGAGTGGGCGAGACGGTGGCGAAGGTGAACGCAGCGGCCAGCAGCCCCAGCAGGGCGAGTCCGCAGATCACCGCGATCAGGGCGGTCACCAGGGGCAGTACCGCCGCGAGGATGCTGCCGAAGCCGATCAGCAGCACCAGGATCGCCACCGCGAAACCGATCGCCTCACTGGTCCGGTCGTCGGCTTCCGGCCGGGCCAACTCGCCGAGAGTGCCGCCGTACTCCACGTCCACCCCGGCGGCGCGCAGCGGCTGCACGGCCGAGTCCACCAGGTCCAGATAGGAGTCGCCGAGTGTGGAGGGCTGGACGTCGAACCGGACGGTGATGTAGGCCGTCTTCTCGTCGGCGGAGAGCGGCCCGACGTCCGGGGTGCCGGCCGGCGGCTTCGGAGGCTCTGTTCCGGGGGCGGGCAGCGGGTTCTGCGCCGAGAGCACATGGGGGAGTTTCCCGAGGGCGGTCACCGCCGTCGACATCTGGCTGCTCACGTCGGTGAGCGGCTTCGCCGAGTCGTGGAGCACGATCTGCGCGCCGTAGCCGCCGGCGGACGGGTCGTGTGCCTTGAGCACGTCCAGGCCGTCCTGGGACTGGGTGCCCGGCAGTGCGAAGTCGTCGGAGTAGTCGCCGCCGTACGCCCGGTCCAGGGCCTGAAGGCCGACCACGGCGGCCAGCCACAGAACGAGCACCGTCACGAAGTGGCGCGCGCACCACTCGCCAATGCGCCGGAGCAGCCCCTTGCTGCGACGTGGGGCGGGTGTGACGGTGGAGGCCGGCGGTCGCGACATGGGCTCATTGAAGTCCGGCCCGGTCGCGGCGGCTTCCCGCCCGGGACAAACGGGTGACCGGTCCGGAACGCCCCGGCCCGGGTCCGACGGCCCGTCAGTCGCTGCCGAACCGCTCCCAGAGCCGCGGGAAGCGTTCGGCGAGCACCGCGTCGTCGTCGAGGTCGAAGGGCGTGCCGGCCGGCTCCGCCGACTGCACGGGGATCCCCAGGTCGGGCGCGTCGGCGCCGGTCAGCTGCTCGTACGCCTCGTCGGCGGCGTAGCCCAGTTCCTCGCCGTCGCCGTCGATGTCCTCGTCGAAATCGTCCAGCAGCTCGGCCAGGGCGTCCGGTTCGTGCACCGCGCTCTCGAAGGTCTCCCGGCCCTGTCCGATGAGCCAGCAGCGGAAGTAGTCGAAAGCGTCGTCGCTCGCCCCGCCGAGCAGGACGGCCGCCGCGCCCCACAGGTCCCAGTGGTAGGCGCGGTTGTAGCGGGCCTCGAAGTGCCGTGCGAAGTCCAGCACGGAGTCGGGGTCGAGCTGCAGCAGCCGTTCGACGAGCAGCTCCGCGTGTTCCTCGGGGTCGCCCTCGGCGGCCTCGCGGGTGCTGTCGATGATCTCCCAGAACTCCGTCTCGTCCATCACGGGTCAAGCATCGTGGTTGGCAGGGGCCGTCGCACGCGGAGCATGCCGAAACGCGGCTGTTTCGCAATACGGTGGCTCCGGTCGGCCCAAGCCCGACAGAAGGTGTCCGGTTTCCGTGCGACGGTCGGCTCATGACGACGACGAACAAGCCGCTCGGCGGCAGGATCGCACTGGTAGCGGGCGCCACCCGGGGCGCGGGACGTGCCATGGCCGTGGAACTCGGCGCCGCGGGCGCGACCGTCTACGTGACCGGCCGGACCACGCGCACCAGCGTGAGCGAGGTCGGCCGCCCCACGGAGACCGTCGAGGAGACCGCCGAACTGGTCACGGCGGCCGGCGGCGAGGGCATCGCCGTGCCCACCGACCACCTCGACCCGGAGCAGGTGAGGGCACTGGTCCGGCGCGTCGAACGTGACCACGGACGGCTGGACGTGCTCGTCAACGACCTCTGGGGCGGAAACTTCCTGCTCGACTTCGACACCCGGATGTGGGACGTCGACCTGGAACGCGGGCTGCGGATGCTGGACCTGGGCGTGAAGAGCCACATCATCACCAGCAGCATCGCACTGCCCCTGCTGGTGCGTGAGCCGGGCGGCCTGGTCGTGGAGGTCACCGACGGCACGGCGGAGACCAACAAGGGGTTCCGCGAGAACTTCTACTACGACCTGGCCAAGAACGGCCCCATCCGGATGGCCTTCATCCTCGGCGAGGAACTGAAGAGCGTCGGCTGCACCGCCGTTGCCGTCACCCCCGGCTTCATCCGCTCCGAGGAGATGCTCGACATCTTCGGCCTCACGGAGGAGAACTGGCGCGACGGCATCGACAAGCAGAAGCACTGGGCCCTGTCCGAATCGCCCGTGTACCTCGCCAGAGGCGTCGCGGCGCTCGTCGCCGACCCCGAGCGGTCCCGCTGGAACGGCCTGTCCCTCGACAGCGGCCGACTGGCAAGGGAGTACGGCGTGACGGACGCGGACGGCAGCCGGCCGGACGTCTGGGGCTACATGCTGGCCGAACAGGCGGGCGGCACACCGGCGGTGGAGAACTACCGGTAGAGGTCACGCAGCGCGGCCGCCGCCCGCGCGAAGCGGGCCCGCAGCTCCGGCGGCCCGAGGACCTCCACCTCGGGCCCCAGCGACAGCAGTTGGCCGTACGCGACGTCCGGCGACTCCACGGGCAGCGTCAGCGTCACCCGCCCCCGGCCGTCCGGCGGACCGGCCGCCGCCAGCGCCTCCTCGGCGGCGCCACGGTCCGTCACGTACGGCAGCCGGCGCGCGCCGTCCTCGGTCACGCGGACGACGGCCTCCGCGCGGAGGATCGACCGGGTGAACTGCGCGGCACGCTCCTGCCAGAACGCGGCCAGCTCGAAGTCCTCGTCCCGTTCGAACCGCTCCCCGTCCGCCTCCACCGACGAGAACCGGTCGATGCGGTAGACCCGCAGCGTGCCGTCCGCCCGCGCGCACAGGTACCAGACGCCGGCCTTCAGCACGAGCCCGTACGGTTCCAGCCGCCGTTCCACCTCGGTGTCCTTGCGACGGTACGTGGCCCGTACGCGGCGGTCGTCCCACACGGCCTCCGCGAGGACCGGCAGCAGTTCCGGGGTCTTCGGTTCCTGGTACCAGCCGGGGCGTCGAGGTGGAAGCGCCGGGCCGCGGACTCGGGCGCGTTCCGAAGCGAGGGCAGCAGCGCCGCGGACACCTTCAGACGTGCCGCGGACGCCGCGTCCTCCAGTCCCATGTCGCGCAGGGCGCCCGGGAGCCCGGACAGGAACAGGGCCTCCGCCTCGTCGCGCCCCAGACCGGTGAGCCGGGTGCGGTACCCGCCGATCAGCCGGTATCCGCCGGCCCGCCCACGGTCGGCGTAGACCGGGACCCCGGCCTCCGACAGGGCGAGCGCGTCGCGGGTGACCGTGCGCTCGGAGACCTCCAGCTCCCGTGCGAGCTCGGCGCCGGTCATGGAGGGCCGCGACTGGAGCAGCAGAACCATCTTGATCAGCCGGGCAGCGCGCATGCCCCCATCATCGCGCAGCGGGGGCAAGCGGTACCTGGAGCTCCGTCACCCACTTCTCCTTGTCGGGCGGGCACTCCAGGTACACCTCGCGGGCGTAGCCGGCCGAGCGGTGGCCGCCGGCGTCGATCCAGCGGGCCAGGTTCTGCTCGGTGGGCATGATCGTGTCCATGGGGCCGCGGTGCACGATCGTCGCCGCCCGCTCCACGGCGGGGAGTTCGGTGATCTCGATGTCCGTTCCCGGCCGTGTCTCCGCGGAGACGGCGCACCCGGCGTGCACCACGATGCCGTCGCCGTCCGGCGCGTCCTCGTAGAAGGCGATGCCGGGTCCGGCCGGCGTGACACCGGCGGCCTTCAGCCGGGAGAACAGCTCGTCGTACATCGGGCCGATCACGGGGCCGATGTGCTCGGGGGCGTAACTGGCGGCGACGGCGGACAGTTCGGCGACGCGGACCGCCGGGGTGCTCTTGATCATGACGTCCTGGGTGGGCATACGACCCTCGCTCTCGATCGACCGGAGCCTCGCCTCGACCTGCGCCAGCCCGGCGGCCGCCGCGGCCATCGCCTCCCGCAGTTCCGCCTCCCGCAGCCTGAGCATCCCGCGCAGCTCCTCCGTGGTCACCTTCTCATCGAGGATCTGCCGCACCTGCTGAAGCGTGAAGCCGAGGTCCTTGAGGGCGATGACGCGGTTGAGCGTGGCGAGCTGGGCCGCGGAGTAGTAGCGGTAGCCGCTGAAAGGGTCGGTGTGCTCGGGACGCAGCAGCCCGACCGCGTCGTAGTGACGCAGCATGCGGGCCGACACACGGCCGTGCCTGGCGAAGTCTCCGATGGTGAACATGACGTCTCCCAGTGCACGGCTTCACACGGTGTCAAGGTCAAGCGTCCCAGCCGCGCCGCCGCGCGCCGTACGCCACGGAAAGCGCCGAAGCACCCACTTCGCGTTAGCGTGCCTTCAGGTCGCTTCTGGACATTCAAGAGAAGACCCCAAGGACGGCAGATGGCTCAGCAACTGACAGAGCAACCCCGTGAACAATGGTCGAGCCGCACCGGATTCTTGCTTGCCGCGATCGGTTCGGCCGTCGGACTCGGCAATATCTGGCGATTCCCGGCCATCGCCTACGAGAACGGCGGCGGCGCCTTCCTGCTGCCGTACCTGGTGGCCCTGCTCACCGCGGGGATTCCCCTGCTGATCATGGAGTACACGATCGGGCGGAAGTACCGGATGTCGCCGCCCGTCGCCCTGCGGCGGATGGCCCGGCCCGCCGAGACCATCGGATGGTGGCAGGTCGTCATCTCGTTCGTGATCGCCACCTACTACGCCGTCATCATCGCCTGGGCCGTGCGGTACATGGGCTTCTCCGTCGGGCAGCAGTGGGGTGACGACCCGGAGGCGTTCCTCTTCGGGGACTTCCTCCGGGCTCCGGAGACGCCTGGTTTCATGGACGGTTTCGTGTCCGGTGTGCTGTGGCCGCTCCTCGCCGTGTGGGTGGTCGTGCTGGTCATCCTGGCGTTCGGCATCCGGAACGGCATCGAACTGGCCAACAAGATCTTCATCCCGCTGCTCGGGGTCCTGTTCGCGGCGCTGGTGATCCGCGCGCTCACGCTGGACGGCGCGGCCGACGGGCTCGACGCTCTCTTCACCCCGAACTGGTCCGAACTCGGCAACGGCAGCGTCTGGGTCGCCGCGTACGGGCAGATCTTCTTCTCGCTGTCGATCGGCTTCGGCATCATGGTCACCTACGCGTCGTACCTGGGCCGCCGGTCCGACCTGACCGGGTCGGCGATGGTCGCGGGCTTCGCCAACAGCTCGTTCGAGATCCTCGCGGGTATCGGCGTGTTCGCCACCCTCGGCCATCTGGCGGCCGCTGCCGGCGTGGGGGTCCACGAGGTCGCCACCGCGGGCATCGGGCTGGCGTTCGTCGCCTTCCCGGCCGTGATCTCGGAGATGCCGCTCGGCGGCCTCTTCGGCGTGCTGTTCTTCGGGTCGCTGGTGATCGCGGGACTCACCTCACTGATCTCCATCGTGCAGGTGGTGGTCTCCGCCGTGCAGGACCGCACCGGAATGGGCCGACTGCCGGCCGTGTTCGGGGTCGGCGGCCTGATCGCGCTGGTCTCGATCCTGCTCTTCCCGACCGAGTCCGGAATCTTCCTGCTCGACGCCTCCGACCACTTCATCAACCAGTACGGCATCGCGCTGGCCGCGCTGGTCGCGCTCGTCGTCATCGTCTGGGTGCTGCGACAGCTCCCGTCGCTCCAGCAGAACGCGAACGCGACCTCGGCCATCCGGCTCGGCGTCTGGTGGCGGATCTGTCTCGGGGTCGTCACGCCCATCGTGCTCGGCTGGATGATGGTCGACAGCCTGCGGGCGGAGTTCGATGAGAACTACGAGGGCTACTCGACCGGCTTCCTGCTCTCCGCGGGCTGGAGCGTCGCCGTCGGAGCGCTTCTCATCGGAGTGATCCTCGCGTTCCTGCCCTGGCCGGCCGGCGGGGAGAACCCGGATCTCGACATGGAAGCGCCCGCCGAACGGAAGGACCACTGATGTCCGCCAGCGCCATCGTCATGATGGTCATCGCCATCGTCATCGTCTGGGGTGGACTGATCGCCGCCATTCTCCGGCTGCGCAAGCACCCGCACGAGACGGATCCGACGCCCCCCGGCACGCACGCGGCCGAATGACCGTGGTGGTGTGACCGGGGACCACCCGAACGAACAGGGGCCGACGGTCCGCCGCCCCCTGTTCGTCCGGAGGCGAGGCCTACAGGCCGTAGCGCTCGCGTGCCTCCTTCACGGCCGAGGCGGGGACCTCACCGCGCTTCACCAGCTGGGCCAGGGCCGCGACCGTGATCGACTGCGCGTCGACACCGAAGTGGCGGCGGGCCGCGTCACGCGTGTCCGACAGGCCGAAGCCGTCCGTGCCGAGCGAGGACCAGTCCTGCTCCACCCACTGGCTGATCTGGTCCGGCACCTGCCGCATCCAGTCGGAGACCGCCAGCACCGGGCCGGGCGCGCCCTCCAGGGCCTGGGTGACGTACGGGGTGCGCTGCTCGCCGCGGAGCAGGGCCGCGTCGGCCTCGAGCGCGTCGCGGCGCAGTTCGCCCCACGAGGTCGCGGACCAGACGTCGGCGGCCACGTTCCAGTCGTCCGCCAGGAGCCGCTGGGCCTCGAGCGCCCAGTGGATCGCCGTACCGGAGGCGAGCAGTTGAAGCCGCGGCGCGTCCGCGCCGGCAGCGCCCTCCTTGAAGCGGTACAGGCCCTTGACGATGCCCTCTTCGACGCCCTCCGGCATGGCGGGCTGCGGCTTGGGCTCGTTGTAGACCGTGAGGTAGTAGAAGACGTCCTCAGGATTCTCGCCGTACATCCGGCGCAGGCCGTCCTTGACGATCACCGCGATCTCGTACGCGAACGCCGGGTCGTAGTTGAGCGACGCCGGGTTGGTGGCGGCGATCAGGTGCGAGTGGCCGTCCGCGTGCTGGAGGCCCTCACCGGTCAGCGTGGTGCGGCCCGCGGTGGCGCCGACGATGAAGCCCTTGCCGAGCTGGTCGGCGAGCTGCCACATCTGGTCGCCGGTCCGCTGCCAGCCGAACATCGAGTAGAAGATGTAGAACGGGATCATCGTCTCGCCGTGCGTCGAGTACGACGTGGCGGCGGCGATGAAGTCGGCCATGGCGCCGGCCTCGGTGATCCCCTCGTTGAGGATCTGGCCGTCCTTGGCCTCCTTGTAGTACATCAGCTGGTCGCGGTCGACCGGCTCGTACGTCTGGCCCATCGGCGAGTAGATGCCGGCGGAGGGGAACAGCGACTCCATACCGAAGGTGCGGGCCTCGTCCGGGACGATCGGCACCCAGCGGCGGCCCGTCTGCTTGTCCCGCATCAGGTCCTTGACCAGGCGGACGAAGGCCATGGTCGTGGCCATCTCCTGCTTGCCGGAGCCCTTGTGCAGCGCCTTGAACGCGCGCTCCTCCGGCTGGGGCAGCGGCGCTGAGGCGTGCACCCGGCGGGCCGGGGCGGGGCCTCCGAGGGCCGCGCGGCGTTCCTGGAGGTAGCGGACCTCGGGGGAGTCGGCGCCTGGGTGGCCGTAGGGCACGACACCGCTGTCGAAGGCGCTGTCCGCGATCGGGAGCCCGAGCAGGTCACGCATGCCCTTGAACTCGTCGATCGTCAGCTTCTTCATCTGGTGGTTGGCGTTCTTGGACTCGAAGCCCTTGCCGAGGGTGTGGCCCTTCACCGTCTGGGCGAGGATCACGGTCGGCGCACCCTTGTGGGCGAGCGCCGCGCGGTACGCCGCGTACACCTTGCGGGCCTCGTGGCCACCGCGGGAGGTGTGGAAGCACTCGGCGATCTTGGCGTCGGTGAGGAGCTTCCCGAGCTCGACGAGCGCGGGTTCCGCACCGAAGAAGTGCTCACGGATGTAGGCCACGTCGCGGGTCGCGTACGTCTGGAACTGCGCGTCCGGGACCTCGCGCAGCCGGCGCACCAGGGCGCCCGTGGTGTCGAGCTGGAACACCTCGTCCCAGGCGGAGCCCCACAGCGACTTGACGACGTTCCAGCCGGCGCCGCGGAACTGGGCCTCCAGCTCCTGCACGATCTTGAAGTTGGCGCGGACCGGGCCGTCGAGACGCTGCAGGTTGCAGTTGATCACGAAGGTCAGGTTGTCCAGCTGCTCACGGGAGGCGAGGGCGAGTGCCGCGGTCGACTCGGGCTCGTCCATCTCGCCGTCACCGAGGAACGCCCAGACGTGGGAGTTCGAGGTGTCCTTGATGCCGCGTCCCTGGAGGTAGCGGTTGAACCGCGCCTGGTAGATCGCGGACAGCGGGCCGAGGCCCATGGAGACGGTGGGGAACTCCCACAGCCAGGGCAGCCGGCGGGGGTGCGGGTACGAGGGGAGGCCCTTGCCGCCGGCCTCCTGGCGGAAGTTGTCGAGGTGGTCCTCGGTGAGGCGGCCGTCGAGGAAGGCGCGGGCGTAGATGCCGGGGGAGGCGTGGCCCTGGATGTAGAGCTGGTCGCCGGAGCCGTCCCCCTCCTTGCCGCGGAAGAAGTGGTTGAAGCCGGTCTCGTAGAGCCAGGCCGCGGAGGCGAAGGTGGCGATGTGGCCGCCGACGCCGTGCTTGGCGCCCCGGGTCACCATGGCCGCGGCGTTCCAGCGGTTCCAGGCGGTGATCCGGGCTTCCATCGCCTCGTCGCCGTCGAAGGCGGGCTCGGCGGAGGTCGGGATGGTGTTGACGTAGTCCGTCTCCAGCAGGCGGGGCAGGGCCACACCGGCCTTCTCGGCGTGCTGGAGCGTGCGGCGCATCAGATACGCGGCGCGGTGCGGGCCTGCGTGCTCCGCGACGGCGTCGAGGGACGCCGCCCACTCGGCGGTTTCCTCGGCGTCGCGGTCCGGGAGCTGGTCGAGCTCGCTCGGAAGCTTGCCTACGGGGTCGGTCATGATCGCCGCCTTCCGGACAGGAGGGGGGTTGAGATAAGGGGGTGCCGTGTCTGGCAGGACAGGGCGACGGGTCTGGTGGACCCGGTGACGACTGTAAGTCTCTGATCGATGATCGATCAAAGCCTGGGGTGAAATTGGCATCGGGTGCCTCAAAAGTGGGCACGCTGTGCCGCGACGAAAGGGTCTAATCGGGCGCGTAAGTGCCCGTTCGAGCAGGCCCGACCCCAGGCGTGCGGCTGCCTGGAGAAGGCTGCAGGCCGGCGCAGCGTGCGAAGAGCTACGGGCGGGGGACCGGCTGTGACCCGCCTACGCGCGCGGGGCGCAGCCGAGGACGTGCGCCTTCACCAGTGAGCCGATCTCCGGGTCACGTCGGCGGAAGGCCTCCACCAGGTCCTGGTGCTCCTCCGCGTACGACTTCTGCACCGTGCCCAGCCAGCGGATCGACAGTGCCGTGAAGACCTCGATCCCCAGCCCTTCCCAGGTGTGCAGAAGGACGCCGTTGCCCGCCGCCCTGACCAACTCCCGGTGGAAGGCCACGGTGTGGCGTACCTGCCCCGCAGAGTCGCCGGTCCGGTCCGCCTCGTACAGCGCCGCCACGTGCGGCTCCAGCGTCGCGCAGTCCTCCGCGAGGCGCACCGCGGCCAGTTCGGCCGCGATCTGCTCCAAACCCGCCCGGACCGGGTAGCTCTCCTCCAGGTCCGCCGCGGTCAGATTCCGCACCCGTACGCCCTTGTTGGGCGCCGACTCGATCAGCCGCAGTGACTCCAGTTCGCGCAGCGCCTCACGCACCGGCGTCTGGGAGACCTCGAGTTCGGTGGCGATCCGGCGCTCGACGATCCGTTCCCCCGGCTTCCAGCGCCCGCTGACGATCCCCTCCACGATGTGCTCGCGGATCTGATCGCGCAGCGAGTGGACGACGGGGATGGTCATGGAGCGCTCCTTAAAGCCGCGTCGACCTGTGGCCCTTAGACAATACGGCTGCGCCCCCGCCCGGAAGTACTCCCGGGCGGGGGCGCAGCAGGTGAGGCTGGTTACAGCGGTGCCGCTCAGAGGCCGAGCTCGACCTCGAACTCACCGGCCTCCAGGATCTGCTTGACGGCCGTCAGGTAGCGGGCGGCGTCGGCGCCGTCCACCAGACGGTGGTCGTAGGAGAGCGCGACGTACGTCATGTCGCGGATCGCGATCGTCTCACCGAGGTCCGGGTGGTTCACGACCACCGGACGGCGGACCGTGGCACCGATGCCCAGGATGGCGACCTGGTTCGGCGGCACGATGATCGTGTCGAACAGCGCACCACGCGAGCCGGTGTTGCTGATCGTGAAGGTCGCACCGGCGAGGTCGTCCGGAGTGATCTTGCTGGCGCGCACGGCGCCGGCGAGCTCGGCGGTCTTCTTGGCGATACCGGCGAGGTTCAGGTCGCCCGCACCCTTGATGACCGGCGTCATCAGACCCTTCTCGGAGTCCACGGCGATGCCGATGTTCTCCGAGTCGAAGTACGTGATGGTGCCCTCGGCCTCGTTGATCCGGGCGTTGACGACCGGGTGGGCCTTCAGCGCCTGGGCGGCGGCCTTGACGAAGAACGGCATCGGGGAGAGCTTGACGCCCTCACGGGCCGCGAACGAGTCCTTCGCACGGGCACGCAGCTTCATCAGCTTGGTGATGTCGACCTCGACGACCGAGGTCAGCTGCGCCTGGTCGTGCAGCGCCTTCATCATGTTGTCGCCGATGACCTTGCGCATGCGGGTCATCTTGACCGTCTGGCCGCGCAGCGGGGACGCCTCGAGCTTCGGGGCCTTGGCCGCGGCCGGGGCGGCAGCGGCGGCGGGCGCCTGCGCGGCGGCCTTGGCGGCCTCCGCGGCGGTGATGACGTCCTGCTTACGGATACGGCCACCGACGCCGGTGCCCTTGACCGAACCGAGGTCGACGCCGTTCTCGGCGGCGAGCTTGCGGACCAGCGGGGTCACGTACGCGTCGCTCGCCTCGACGGCGGCGGGCGCGGCCGGGGCGGCAGGAGCCGCCGGGGCCTGGGCCGGCGCGGGAGCCGGGGCGGCGGGAGCCGCCGGGGCCTGGGCCGGCGCGGGAGCCGGCGCGGCCGGAGCCGGTGCCGGGGCGGCCGCGGGTGCCGGAGCCGGCTCGGGGGCCGGAGCGGCGGGCGCGGGAGCCTGGGCGGGGGCCGCCGGCGCGGGGGCCGGAGCAGCGGCCGGGGCGGGGGCGGCGGCCGGAGCCGCACCCTTCGCACCGATGACGGCCAGCTTGGCGCCGACCTCCGCCGTCTCGTCCTCCGCGACCACGATCTCCAGCAGCACGCCGGAAGCCGGGGCCGGGATCTCGGTGTCGACCTTGTCGGTGGAGACCTCGAGCAGCGGCTCGTCCTCGGTGACCTCCTCGCCGACCTCCTTCAGCCAGCGGGTCACGGTGCCCTCGGTGACGCTCTCGCCGAGCGCCGGGAGGACCACGTCGGTGCCTTCGGCGGAGCCACCGCCGGCTGCGGCCTCCGCGGTCGGGGCGGGAGCCGGGGCGGCAGCCTCGGTGGACGGCGCGGCCTGCGGCGCCTCCTGGGCGGGCGCGGGCGCCTCGGCCGGAGCCGGGGCGGGAGCCGCGGCCTCGGCAGCGGCGGGGGCCGGGGCGGCAGCGGGGGCGCCGCTGCCGTCGTCGATGACGGCCAGCTCGGCGCCGACCTCTACGGTCTCGTCCTCGGCGACCTTGATGGACGCGAGGACACCGGAGGCAGGGGCGGGGATCTCGGTGTCGACCTTGTCGGTCGACACCTCGAGCAGCGGCTCGTCGGCCTCGACGCGCTCTCCCTCGGCCTTCAGCCAGCGGGTGACAGTGCCCTCGGTGACGCTCTCACCGAGCGCCGGAAGGGTTACGGAAACCGCCATGGTTTCAGTTGCTCCTTAACGATGTGCGGAAGTGGTCTGTCGCGCCCGTAACTGACTAGTCGTGGGAGTGCAGCGGCTTGCCGGCCAGGGCCAGGTGGGCCTCGCCGAGCGCCTCGTTCTGCGTCGGGTGCGCGTGGATGAGCTGCGCGACCTCGGCCGGCAGAGCCTCCCAGTTGTAGATCAGCTGAGCTTCACCGACCTGCTCGCCCATACGGTCACCGACCATGTGGACGCCGACCACGGCACCGTCCTTGACCTGGACGAGCTTGATCTCGCCCGCGGTCTTCAGGATCTTGCTCTTGCCGTTGCCCGCCAGGTTGTACTTCAGGGCGACGACCTTGTCCGCACCGTAGATCTCCTTGGCCTTGGCCTCGGTGATACCGACGGAGGCGACCTCCGGGTGGCAGTACGTCACCCGCGGCACGCCGTCGTAGTCGATCGGGACGGTCTTCAGACCGGCCAGCCGCTCCGCCACCAGGATGCCCTCGGCGAAGCCGACGTGCGCGAGCTGGAGGGTCGGGACCAGGTCACCGACCGCGGAGACGGTGGGCACGTTGGTCTGCATGTACTCGTCGACCAGGACGTAGCCGCGGTCCATCGCGACGCCCTGCTCCTCGTAACCGAGACCCTGGGAAACGGGGCCGCGGCCGATGGCGACCAGGAGGACCTCGGCCTCGAAGGTCTTGCCGTCGGCGAGGGTGACGCGCACGCCGTCCTGGGTGTACTCGGCCTTCTCGAAGAAGGTGCCCAGGTTGAACTTGATGCCGCGCTTGCGGAAGGCACGCTCGAGCAGCTTCGAGCTGTTCTCGTCCTCGACCGGCACGAGGTGCTTGAGGCCCTCGACGACGGTGACGTCGGTGCCGAACGACTTCCACGCGGAGGCGAACTCGACGCCGATGACGCCGCCGCCCAGGATGATCGCGGACTTCGGCACGCGGTCCAGGACCAGCGCGTGGTCCGAGGAGATGATGCGGTTGCCGTCGATGTCCAGACCCGGCAGGGACTTCGGCACGGAGCCGGTCGCCAGGAGGACGTGGCGGCCCTGCACGCGGCGGCCGTTCACGTCGACGGAGGTGGGGGAGGACAGCCGGCCCTCACCCTCGATGTAGGTCACCTTGCGGGAGGCGACCAGACCCTGCAGACCCTTGTAGAGGCCCGAGACGACCTCGTCCTTGTACTTGTGAACGCCGGCGATGTCGATGCCCTCGAAAGAGGTCTTGACACCGAACTGGTCGGCTTCACGAGCCTGGTCCGCGATCTCGCCGGCGTGCAGCAGAGCCTTCGTGGGGATGCAGCCGTTGTGCAGGCAGGTGCCGCCGAGCTTGTTCTTTTCGATCAGTGCGACGTCCAGGCCCAGCTGAGCTC
Coding sequences within it:
- the sucB gene encoding 2-oxoglutarate dehydrogenase, E2 component, dihydrolipoamide succinyltransferase, whose protein sequence is MAVSVTLPALGESVTEGTVTRWLKAEGERVEADEPLLEVSTDKVDTEIPAPASGVLASIKVAEDETVEVGAELAVIDDGSGAPAAAPAPAAAEAAAPAPAPAEAPAPAQEAPQAAPSTEAAAPAPAPTAEAAAGGGSAEGTDVVLPALGESVTEGTVTRWLKEVGEEVTEDEPLLEVSTDKVDTEIPAPASGVLLEIVVAEDETAEVGAKLAVIGAKGAAPAAAPAPAAAPAPAPAAPAQAPAPAAPAPEPAPAPAAAPAPAPAAPAPAPAQAPAAPAAPAPAPAQAPAAPAAPAAPAAVEASDAYVTPLVRKLAAENGVDLGSVKGTGVGGRIRKQDVITAAEAAKAAAQAPAAAAAPAAAKAPKLEASPLRGQTVKMTRMRKVIGDNMMKALHDQAQLTSVVEVDITKLMKLRARAKDSFAAREGVKLSPMPFFVKAAAQALKAHPVVNARINEAEGTITYFDSENIGIAVDSEKGLMTPVIKGAGDLNLAGIAKKTAELAGAVRASKITPDDLAGATFTISNTGSRGALFDTIIVPPNQVAILGIGATVRRPVVVNHPDLGETIAIRDMTYVALSYDHRLVDGADAARYLTAVKQILEAGEFEVELGL
- the lpdA gene encoding dihydrolipoyl dehydrogenase; translated protein: MANDASTVFDLVILGGGSGGYAAALRGAQLGLDVALIEKNKLGGTCLHNGCIPTKALLHAGEIADQAREADQFGVKTSFEGIDIAGVHKYKDEVVSGLYKGLQGLVASRKVTYIEGEGRLSSPTSVDVNGRRVQGRHVLLATGSVPKSLPGLDIDGNRIISSDHALVLDRVPKSAIILGGGVIGVEFASAWKSFGTDVTVVEGLKHLVPVEDENSSKLLERAFRKRGIKFNLGTFFEKAEYTQDGVRVTLADGKTFEAEVLLVAIGRGPVSQGLGYEEQGVAMDRGYVLVDEYMQTNVPTVSAVGDLVPTLQLAHVGFAEGILVAERLAGLKTVPIDYDGVPRVTYCHPEVASVGITEAKAKEIYGADKVVALKYNLAGNGKSKILKTAGEIKLVQVKDGAVVGVHMVGDRMGEQVGEAQLIYNWEALPAEVAQLIHAHPTQNEALGEAHLALAGKPLHSHD